The sequence GCGAGGCCAATGGTGCCACGATAGAAGAGGAGATCCGGGCTCTAGAAGTAATCCTGGAATTTGGGATTTGGGACGAGTCCCCGTGGGGTGGGTTTAAGTGGGCTGGCGATAGGGCCGGGGACGTATTCGAAAAATCACTCCGTATTTTGTCCAACGGTTCTTTCCCGCCGCCCGGATCGCGGGGCTCCCTGACGGATGGACAGCGGCGCCAGTTTCGGGACGCTATGATCCTGGCTAACCACGTCCTTGAAGGAAGGGATATTCTCGTTTCCGGTGACTGTCGGGCCTTCATTAACCATGGGCGTCGGGAATTGATCGAGGGGGAATTCGGAACCCGAATAATGACGGTAAAGGAATTCGAGGGTTTTCTTGATTCGCTTGAAAATGAGGGGCAATAGCCCGGCCCTTGGCGGGGAAAAGGAACTGCTTCCGGGGAAAATTATGTTTGTAAAATACGGTACCGTTGTCCTAGTAATTCTAGCCCTTATTTGTCCGTCGATCGCCATACCAGCGGACGTTGAACCCGTCGCGTTACTTGACCGGGTTGAGGGTAGCGATAGTCTTCCTACGCCACCAGATTCGATCATGGGGCGCGAACAAATACTTGGGCCAGCGGTTGGCGACAGTGCCAGCCAGGGCGTTACCGAGGTTTCTGGAAGGGCGGGGAGCCCAAGAGGCAGTGTAGCGGGCCGGGGCGAAGCTGATTCCGCCAATGGTTTCGGCGTCTTGTGGGGCGTCCTTTTGGGGGGTGCGTTATCCATTCTCGGCAGTACGATTGCCACTTTGCTAAACGCCAAACAAGCGCGAAAGATCCGGATGGACGAAGTTGTCGCGGCGAAAAGGGTTGAGAACAACGCAAAAGCATATACCCATTTGAAAAAGATTCAGTGGTTTATGAGCGAGGATGATTCATTTTTACGTGCCAAGCATTATGTGGACGAATACGAGGAATGGTTTTTCGGTACGCGCATTTTTCTGCCCGGCAAATTTCCGGATAAGTGGATATCCATTCGGAACGGAATAAATTATATTTTTTTCAAAAAACAGGATCAAGATCAGTCGTTGGAGGATATCACGAAGGCCAAAAAAAGAATTCTAGATTGGACGAATGAAGGCATTGCAGAAGTGTATCGGGATATGAATTTGGAAGAGATTGGTTTCGAGGAAATCGAGGACAATCAAATTGACCACGGCCTTTGGTAGGGCAAATATTTGTTGTGCTGGCCCCGGCCCGCCACTTGGGCGATTGACCGGGGCCTTACCGTTGGACCGATGGCCTAGGTCACAATATCCTCAACCACAGTAAAGGCGCCGGGGTACCGCAAGCCCAAGTCGATATCCTGGAATGCCCGAAGGACGATCCCGCCCCGTTCGCCAAGGGTTACCTTGTCGGCTTCCAAATCCAACCCACCCCACAAGGCGACGATTAGGCTAGACCATGCGCCAAAGACCATTGTGGAAAGGTCCGTACCCGTTCCCTTGGTCCCGTCGTTCGGGAGCGTGTTGGAGACTAGGCAAGGATGGCCGTTAACGGTTCCATCGTCCGCCATAAGGAAGCCGCCAACATTGCCAACCGTATCCCGGGGCGTGGTTTTTAGGGCGCCCAGGGTGCCCGTGTTGCAAACGTAAGCTTGGCCCGGTAGTTGTTGATGGTTTCCTAGCTTGGATTCCATAAGGACCAGGTGGGACCAATCTAGGCTTCCGCCGTTGGTGTCGATTTCCACGGAATTCGTTCCGCTTGCCCCGACGATTCCCTGGGGAATTGGGGCTACCCCGCTACCATAGATCGCGGCGGCATCAATCCCCCCGCCGATGGCCCCGGAAATTTCATCCCGCAACAGGCCCTCGATCATGGGCTGGGATTGCTTCAACATTTTCCGGGAAATGTCGATCCGGACCCGAAGGGTTTTTGGGGAAAGATTAAGGGCGCTATAGGTCGGACTCGATTTGTCCGTTCCGCTATAGGTTTCATTGTCAATCCAGGCGGCGTTGCTGGCGTCCTCCTGTCGGGGAATACCAGCATCACCCACAAGGCCAGGATAAAGGGTTGCTCCCAGGCGGGCGGTTATGGACGCGTTTCTCATTACTTGAATCATGCTGTCCGGTTGTTGGTCAGTTCCGATCAGGCCTGGACTTGTTGCGCTGGAAACTTCCCGCTGGTCATGGACAAGGACATCATAAGGGACATAACTACCAACAGGAATACGGCCCAACAAATCGGCAACGGCTTCGCTAGCTTCCCTTTCTAATCCGGCTCGACTCCAATCGCCGGAAAGTTGGGCGTTAATCATCCGAATCACACAAAAATCTTGGATTTCCCGTTTGGTCAGTCCAATAAGCGCATCGGCTGAAGTGGGGGATTTTTTCTTTATCATTTTTCTATCCTTCCATCGTGGAATTGTTTGTTTGATTGTCGGTTTTGCCCCCCGAATCCATGCCGCCCCGGAATCGGATTAGACCCTTGGCAACCCTTCGACGGAAGGGGGGATATCGCAGCACCGCCGCAATAGCCAAATTGCTAGGCTTATCCGGGTATCGTGGATTTCTGAAAGCTTGGAATCTACCCCGTGGAAGGCGCCCAAGCTTTGGACCGTATTGGGCCGACGGGAAGACAATCGTCGAGCCCTGGTCCACTCGGGGGGCAAAATTTAAAACGAAGGCTAGCAGTCCGAGCGTGGGGGGACGCCTAGGGAAAATGACGCCCACCACGCCGGACCCTAGGGGGCCGGGTTCCAACAAAGGAAAAGGAAGTAAACCCTGTAGAAAACCAGCCGCCAAACCTAGTCCTCTCGCTTCAAACACACCCGATTCGGTGTGGTGGTGTTGAGTCAAATCGAACTTTATCTAGCTATATCTCGGACACTTCTTCCCCACCTTCAAGGGCCCCCTGGCAGAGTACCTTTCGGCCAAAGTTCTATTTGGGTAGAGTGCCGTCGTCTTCTCGGTCGCTTTCGTCGGCTCCGTTTGGCTCGACAAATGTTACAGGGTCCCCCCGGCCCTCTGGTTTCATTTCCACACTTTGGGCAGGTTGAAGGGCTACAAATTTCGGGCGCCCGCTCGGGGGCTTCCAGGTTCGTTTTCCGGGCGTCTTCAGTTGACATGGTTAAACTCCTTTTTGCAAAGATAGCCAACGTTCGGAAATGCTATTTTTACCACTTCCAGGCCGTTCCCTTTCCCTTTTTCCACTCTCCTAAATATTCCATTACTTTGGCCTTTTCGGCGTCGGTTGGTGGCGGTTCTTCCAATTGAGGCCTGGCCAATGCCCGATCCCGGGCTAAGGATTTAACTTTGTCCAAGATTTCGACGGGCTTAGGAAACCACTTCAATTCTTTGCCTAGCTGTTTGATGGCGAGTAACACCAATTCGGTTTCACTCCCAGCCAGCAGGGAATAGTATCCCGTTAACCGAAGCTCATTTACGGGTTTCTCCAGCACTACCGCTAGGGCATTTAGGGCAACGGCTATCTTCTCCCGGTCAGTCATTAGTTGGACCTACTTCCTGGGCTTCCACTTCATGGAATTCCACTTCCTTTTCTTTCCCTTTTAGTAAAAAGGCTTCTAAGGCCGCTTGGTTTGTCGCGGAAACATCGGAAAGCCTTGGCCCCCCGATTGGTTGCCTTCCGTTTAGGTAGTTGTCGAAATTGTCGGGTTTGAAAAGGGTATTAGGCCGGAGAAATTCCCCCATTTTTGGATCGGTCCCCCAAGCCTTAACCCGGCTATCAATCACGGTTCGGAAATCTTCCAGGCGGTAGCCGTCTTTCCATCGGGCTTTGATTAGCTGGCGGGTTGGTTTGGTAGTAGGGCGGAAACGGGTTCCGGCTTTGAAATTCAAATAGCCGATGATTTCCGCGTAGGGGATCGGGTCGTTTGCTTTGGTTGGGATTTGTATTTTTGCTGGGACAATTTGGCCGTCGAGTTGCTCGGAACTCGACACCTCTTGATCTTCCCTAGTAGGCAAAGAAGGCTTAGAAGACAAAGAAGACAGAGAAGGCAAAGAAGTAAGAGGTTTGCAAGAACCCACCTTGGGATTCTCCTGGGAGTACCTTGGTTCTCCTATAGGTGTACCTTGGTGTTCCTCTGTTTTCCCGGGATCTAAGGCATTGGGTTTTTCAAACTTGGATTCGGCTTCATTAGGGTGGCAATTCTGGTGCTTTTCGAAGTTCACGACAAAAAGTAGCCGTTGGCCGTGGCCGTCCCGGTAACGGGTAAC is a genomic window of Candidatus Latescibacterota bacterium containing:
- a CDS encoding phage major capsid protein, encoding MIKKKSPTSADALIGLTKREIQDFCVIRMINAQLSGDWSRAGLEREASEAVADLLGRIPVGSYVPYDVLVHDQREVSSATSPGLIGTDQQPDSMIQVMRNASITARLGATLYPGLVGDAGIPRQEDASNAAWIDNETYSGTDKSSPTYSALNLSPKTLRVRIDISRKMLKQSQPMIEGLLRDEISGAIGGGIDAAAIYGSGVAPIPQGIVGASGTNSVEIDTNGGSLDWSHLVLMESKLGNHQQLPGQAYVCNTGTLGALKTTPRDTVGNVGGFLMADDGTVNGHPCLVSNTLPNDGTKGTGTDLSTMVFGAWSSLIVALWGGLDLEADKVTLGERGGIVLRAFQDIDLGLRYPGAFTVVEDIVT
- a CDS encoding conserved phage C-terminal domain-containing protein encodes the protein MRTIRPGFFENEDLAELEPTTRLIFCGLWCMADREGILEDRPKKIKMALLPLDDFDPDKALDDLERIGMVTRYRDGHGQRLLFVVNFEKHQNCHPNEAESKFEKPNALDPGKTEEHQGTPIGEPRYSQENPKVGSCKPLTSLPSLSSLSSKPSLPTREDQEVSSSEQLDGQIVPAKIQIPTKANDPIPYAEIIGYLNFKAGTRFRPTTKPTRQLIKARWKDGYRLEDFRTVIDSRVKAWGTDPKMGEFLRPNTLFKPDNFDNYLNGRQPIGGPRLSDVSATNQAALEAFLLKGKEKEVEFHEVEAQEVGPTND